The Buttiauxella selenatireducens genome has a window encoding:
- a CDS encoding FAD:protein FMN transferase, translating into MPTDERLYSYCAELMGSPILLKLYSHDEALASRIFQLIKRYEDLLTVNRAQSQVMSINHAAGQHPVTVSLPVYALIKCAKAASMAQDSAFNLAIGPLVKLWRIGFQGHRVPSAAEIAERLPLTRPQDVILDDEACSVFLAQAGMEIDLGAIAKGYIADRVRDSLRQQGVSDALINLGGNVHTLGNWSVGLKKPFAPGDALIGSIEVASQSVVTSGVYERYFEQDGKRWHHILDPRSGYPLDNELDSVTIISANSLDGDIWTTLIYGLGVVKGCAALRHHEDIEAIFVTKNRDVILSSQRNFRFSLLDDSYRLTGCTA; encoded by the coding sequence ATGCCCACCGACGAACGTCTCTATAGCTATTGCGCCGAACTGATGGGCTCGCCCATTCTTCTCAAACTCTATTCCCACGATGAAGCGCTCGCCTCCCGCATCTTTCAACTGATTAAGCGTTATGAAGATTTACTCACGGTTAACCGTGCGCAATCTCAGGTGATGAGCATCAACCATGCCGCCGGGCAGCATCCGGTCACCGTCAGCCTTCCAGTTTATGCACTGATTAAATGCGCGAAGGCCGCCAGTATGGCGCAGGATAGCGCGTTCAATCTGGCGATTGGCCCGTTGGTGAAGTTGTGGCGTATTGGCTTTCAGGGGCACCGCGTGCCGTCAGCCGCAGAAATTGCGGAGCGCCTACCGCTGACGCGCCCGCAGGACGTGATTCTGGATGATGAGGCTTGCAGCGTTTTTCTTGCGCAGGCAGGGATGGAGATAGACCTCGGAGCGATTGCCAAAGGCTACATTGCCGACAGGGTTCGTGACTCTCTTCGCCAGCAGGGGGTGAGTGACGCGCTGATTAACCTCGGTGGCAATGTGCATACGTTGGGGAACTGGTCTGTTGGATTAAAAAAACCGTTTGCGCCGGGCGATGCGCTTATTGGCAGTATTGAGGTCGCAAGCCAGTCGGTCGTCACCTCCGGCGTTTACGAGCGTTACTTCGAGCAGGATGGCAAGCGCTGGCACCATATCCTCGACCCGCGCAGCGGTTATCCGCTGGATAACGAACTGGACAGCGTGACGATTATTTCCGCCAACTCTCTTGATGGTGATATCTGGACAACGCTGATTTACGGCTTGGGCGTGGTGAAAGGCTGTGCGGCACTACGCCATCATGAGGATATCGAGGCGATTTTTGTGACCAAAAATCGCGACGTTATCCTCTCTTCGCAGCGTAATTTCCGCTTTTCGTTACTTGATGACAGCTACCGGCTTACTGGCTGTACTGCTTAA
- a CDS encoding flavocytochrome c produces the protein MTSNDRILHPFTLPNGIELKNRLLMAPMTTCTGYYDGTVSSELVEYYRVRAGSIGGVIVECCFIDDLGLAFPGAIGIDNNEKIAGLAKIAAAIKAEGSKAILQIYHGGRMVDPQLIGGRTPVAPSALAAPREGAVVPRALTGDEVEGMIAKFGEGVRRAIQAGFDGVEIHGANTYLIQQFYSPNSNQRDDEWGGSRDNRAKFPLAILEITHKMARQYADDAFIIGYRFSPEELETPGIRFDDTLYLLEKLAARGVDYLHFSVGASLRPSIVDTTDPTPLIEKYCAMRSETLAQVPVMGVGGVVNAADAEQGLEHGYDLIAVGRACIAYPDWTARIARGEELELFIDSTQREALLIPEPLWRFSLVEAMIRDMSMGDAKFKPGVFVETVQDDVNELVINVSLENDHIADIELASSPEQSVAFTTSFEEIRERILSANTPHVDAISGATSQSEAVKKAVSKAMLKSSKARVAEEGGDDNSPKSYDVIVVGSGGAGLAAAIQAHDDGASVLIVEKMPTLGGNTIKASAGMNAAETRFQRVKGIHDSKEKFYQETLIGGKNKNNPELLHCFVENAPEAIEWLAHRGIMLNDITTTGGMSIDRTHRPRDGSAVGGYLISGLVRNITRRGIDVMLDTSVDEILTDNGAVSGVRLLTDEQERIVVQAKSVVVATGGFSANSEMVVKYRPDLTGFVTTNHKGATGGGIALLERIGAGTVDMGEIQIHPTVEQQTSYLISESIRGGGAILVSQQGQRFFNEMETRDKVSASIIALPEHYAYIVFDEHVRAKNKASDEYIAKGLVTSASSPRELAEKLGMDYHAFLATLERYNGFVEKQCDDDFGRTTALRAPVNEGPFHAIRIAPGVHHTMGGVTINAKTEVLNVGNQTIPGAYAAGEVVGGIHGANRIGGNAVADLIIFGTLAGGQAAKRARA, from the coding sequence ATGACCAGTAACGATCGTATCTTGCATCCTTTTACCCTACCCAATGGAATTGAGCTGAAAAACCGCTTATTAATGGCACCGATGACAACCTGTACAGGTTATTATGACGGCACGGTAAGCAGCGAACTGGTGGAGTATTATCGTGTTCGGGCAGGCAGCATCGGTGGGGTCATCGTTGAATGCTGTTTTATCGATGATCTCGGCCTGGCGTTTCCTGGCGCTATCGGCATTGATAACAATGAAAAAATAGCCGGTCTGGCAAAAATCGCAGCAGCCATTAAGGCTGAAGGGTCCAAAGCGATTTTGCAGATTTACCATGGCGGCCGGATGGTTGACCCGCAGTTGATTGGCGGACGAACCCCGGTTGCACCGAGTGCCCTGGCGGCACCGCGTGAAGGCGCTGTTGTTCCACGCGCTCTGACGGGTGATGAAGTCGAAGGCATGATAGCTAAATTTGGTGAAGGCGTACGCCGAGCCATTCAGGCCGGTTTCGACGGCGTGGAAATTCATGGCGCCAATACCTATCTGATCCAACAATTCTATTCACCCAACTCTAACCAACGCGACGATGAATGGGGCGGCAGCCGTGACAATCGCGCGAAATTCCCGCTGGCAATCCTGGAAATCACCCACAAAATGGCGCGCCAGTATGCCGACGACGCTTTTATTATCGGTTATCGCTTTTCACCCGAAGAGCTGGAAACTCCCGGTATTCGCTTTGATGACACCCTGTATCTGCTAGAAAAACTGGCCGCACGCGGTGTGGATTATTTGCACTTCTCCGTTGGTGCATCGCTGCGCCCGTCGATTGTTGATACCACCGACCCGACTCCGTTAATTGAAAAATACTGTGCGATGCGTTCTGAGACGCTGGCGCAAGTGCCGGTGATGGGCGTCGGCGGCGTGGTGAATGCGGCAGATGCAGAACAAGGGTTGGAACATGGCTACGATCTGATCGCTGTGGGCCGCGCTTGTATCGCGTATCCAGACTGGACGGCACGCATTGCCCGTGGCGAGGAGCTGGAGCTGTTCATCGACAGCACCCAGCGTGAAGCGCTGCTGATTCCCGAGCCGTTGTGGCGTTTCTCGCTGGTGGAAGCGATGATCCGCGACATGAGCATGGGCGATGCCAAATTTAAACCGGGCGTGTTCGTCGAAACCGTGCAGGACGACGTGAATGAACTGGTTATCAATGTGAGTCTCGAAAACGATCACATTGCCGACATCGAACTGGCCTCAAGCCCGGAACAAAGCGTGGCATTTACCACCAGCTTTGAAGAGATCCGTGAGCGCATTTTGTCTGCCAACACGCCGCATGTCGATGCGATTTCTGGCGCGACCAGCCAGAGCGAAGCGGTGAAAAAAGCGGTATCGAAAGCGATGCTGAAATCCAGCAAAGCGCGAGTCGCGGAAGAAGGCGGTGATGACAACTCACCGAAGAGCTACGATGTTATCGTCGTCGGCAGCGGTGGCGCGGGTCTTGCGGCGGCGATTCAGGCTCACGATGACGGGGCGAGCGTCCTTATTGTTGAAAAAATGCCGACCCTCGGCGGTAACACCATCAAAGCGTCAGCCGGGATGAATGCCGCAGAAACTCGCTTCCAGCGTGTGAAAGGCATTCATGACAGCAAAGAAAAGTTCTACCAGGAAACTCTGATCGGCGGGAAAAACAAAAACAATCCAGAACTGCTGCATTGTTTTGTTGAGAATGCACCGGAAGCCATCGAATGGCTGGCGCATCGCGGCATCATGCTTAACGATATCACCACCACAGGCGGTATGAGCATCGACCGCACCCACCGTCCACGTGACGGATCGGCGGTTGGCGGCTATCTGATTAGCGGGCTGGTGCGCAATATCACCCGACGCGGCATTGATGTGATGCTGGATACGTCGGTGGACGAGATCCTGACCGATAACGGCGCTGTGAGCGGTGTGCGCTTGCTGACTGATGAGCAAGAACGCATTGTGGTGCAGGCGAAAAGCGTGGTGGTTGCCACCGGCGGCTTCAGCGCCAACAGCGAAATGGTCGTGAAATACCGCCCTGACCTGACCGGTTTTGTCACCACCAACCACAAAGGGGCCACCGGCGGCGGTATCGCACTGTTAGAGCGAATCGGCGCAGGCACCGTGGATATGGGCGAAATTCAAATCCACCCAACCGTCGAACAGCAAACGTCGTATCTGATTTCCGAATCGATTCGCGGTGGCGGCGCTATTCTTGTGAGCCAGCAAGGGCAGCGGTTCTTCAACGAAATGGAAACCCGCGATAAAGTCTCGGCGTCGATCATCGCGCTGCCGGAGCACTATGCTTACATCGTCTTTGACGAACATGTGCGGGCGAAAAACAAAGCCTCAGATGAATACATCGCCAAAGGTCTGGTGACGAGTGCGAGCTCGCCACGGGAACTGGCGGAGAAACTGGGAATGGATTATCACGCTTTCCTCGCCACGCTTGAGCGCTACAACGGTTTTGTGGAAAAGCAGTGTGATGACGACTTTGGCCGCACGACCGCGTTGCGTGCGCCAGTAAACGAAGGGCCATTCCACGCCATTCGTATTGCGCCAGGGGTTCATCATACGATGGGCGGCGTGACGATAAATGCCAAAACAGAAGTGTTGAATGTGGGTAATCAAACCATTCCTGGTGCCTATGCAGCAGGGGAAGTGGTTGGCGGCATCCACGGTGCTAACCGCATCGGGGGGAACGCGGTTGCGGATCTCATTATTTTCGGCACCCTGGCTGGGGGGCAAGCGGCGAAACGCGCCAGAGCCTGA